From the genome of Kaistella daneshvariae, one region includes:
- a CDS encoding SDR family oxidoreductase, which yields MTIIITGTSTGIGFTLAAYLGKKGHTIFGLSRKNVESEFFKTIPTDITNPAQVENAIAEILKTETRIDVLINNAGMGMVGPVEDSTKEDILKLFNLNLVGSVQMMSAVLPKMREQKSGKIINISSIGSEMGLPFRGFYSASKSALDKVTEAIRYEVSPWNIQVCALHLGDIKTRIAENRVKTNVSEPYQKTFGKVYGLMNSHVDDGTEPQEVAEYIEKLLGKKSWKAHFYFGKFGQKIGVPLKWLLPQNFYENLMRKYNKID from the coding sequence GGGCACACCATTTTTGGGCTCAGCAGAAAAAATGTTGAATCCGAATTTTTTAAAACGATTCCCACCGATATTACCAATCCGGCACAGGTTGAAAATGCCATTGCCGAGATTTTGAAAACCGAAACACGCATCGATGTTCTTATCAACAACGCCGGAATGGGAATGGTCGGCCCGGTTGAAGATTCTACGAAAGAAGATATTTTAAAATTATTCAATTTAAATCTCGTAGGTTCGGTACAGATGATGAGCGCGGTTTTGCCGAAAATGCGTGAGCAGAAAAGTGGCAAGATCATCAACATTTCCAGCATCGGCAGCGAAATGGGTTTACCTTTCCGTGGCTTTTATTCTGCTTCAAAATCCGCGCTGGATAAAGTGACTGAAGCCATCCGCTACGAAGTTTCGCCGTGGAATATTCAGGTTTGTGCGCTGCATTTGGGCGATATTAAAACCAGAATCGCCGAAAATCGCGTAAAAACCAATGTTTCCGAACCTTACCAAAAAACTTTCGGGAAAGTTTATGGTTTAATGAATTCTCACGTCGATGACGGCACAGAACCACAAGAAGTCGCAGAATACATTGAAAAACTGCTCGGGAAAAAATCCTGGAAAGCACATTTTTATTTCGGCAAATTCGGTCAAAAAATTGGTGTTCCGCTGAAATGGCTTTTACCACAGAATTTCTACGAAAACCTGATGCGGAAATACAATAAAATCGATTAA
- a CDS encoding ACT domain-containing protein encodes MKNRAEIKILRNKAIIKFEGKDFLGEVGIDGRIFKALTYARISVGVISQQAAENGISVLVNDSDSEKAVNCLIDEFESERKTGKVRQIYSINNVSVLSFVVKDFNKIMSELARNNVFPLILNQNSPDNKVSLVVTSSQDEKAKNIMEAEIFSRPKTVHLAIFGHGKVGATLIYQVLERSKDIRNRKKLDLKIFAIADSKKIAFNTEGFSVNWQQEISRAEEKPDVEKLVTFAQRHHLENLIAVDVTASSALAMNYVFLAENGFDLVSSNKIFNTSPISDYRDLRNVLRKKNKKYLYETNVGAGLPLIDTIKLLHLSGENITRIKGVFSGSLSYIFNNFSVRDDKFSDILKEAISKGFTEPDPREDLSGNDVAQKLLILARELDLANEFSDINIENLVPKNLRKVSVSEFSENLPELDGIFENLKNNQEDGHVLRYIGELHGDLQQEKGKLDVQLVSVPANSALGQLKGSDSIFEIYTENYGENPLVIMGAGAGAKVTARGVFGDILRLSENK; translated from the coding sequence ATGAAAAATAGAGCTGAAATAAAAATTTTGAGAAATAAAGCCATCATCAAATTCGAAGGAAAAGATTTTCTGGGTGAAGTTGGTATTGATGGTAGAATTTTTAAAGCGTTGACTTACGCCAGAATCAGCGTTGGTGTTATTTCACAGCAAGCCGCAGAAAACGGAATTTCCGTTTTGGTCAACGATTCCGATTCGGAAAAAGCCGTGAATTGTCTTATCGATGAATTCGAAAGTGAAAGGAAAACCGGCAAAGTGCGGCAGATTTACAGCATTAATAATGTGTCGGTCTTAAGTTTTGTGGTGAAAGATTTTAATAAAATAATGTCCGAGCTCGCGCGAAACAACGTTTTCCCGCTGATTTTAAACCAAAATTCCCCTGATAATAAAGTAAGTCTGGTGGTGACTTCCTCCCAGGATGAAAAAGCAAAAAATATTATGGAAGCGGAAATTTTTTCCAGACCAAAAACCGTTCATCTCGCCATTTTCGGTCACGGAAAAGTCGGTGCTACGCTCATTTACCAGGTTTTGGAAAGAAGTAAAGACATCAGAAACCGCAAAAAACTCGATTTGAAAATTTTTGCCATCGCGGATTCGAAAAAAATTGCCTTTAATACCGAAGGTTTTTCCGTAAACTGGCAGCAGGAAATTTCTCGGGCGGAGGAAAAGCCGGATGTTGAAAAGCTCGTTACTTTCGCGCAGCGTCATCACCTCGAAAATTTAATCGCAGTGGATGTGACCGCAAGTTCCGCGCTGGCAATGAATTATGTTTTTCTGGCAGAAAACGGTTTTGATTTGGTGTCCTCGAACAAAATTTTCAACACTTCACCCATTTCGGATTACCGCGATTTGCGTAATGTTTTGCGGAAAAAGAATAAAAAATATCTTTATGAAACCAATGTCGGAGCCGGTTTACCGCTCATTGATACGATTAAATTGCTTCATCTTTCGGGTGAGAATATAACCCGCATCAAAGGTGTTTTTTCCGGGTCGCTGAGCTATATTTTTAATAATTTCTCCGTTCGCGACGACAAGTTTTCCGACATTTTAAAAGAAGCGATTTCGAAAGGTTTTACTGAACCAGATCCGCGCGAAGATTTGTCTGGAAACGATGTTGCACAAAAACTATTGATTCTGGCGCGCGAACTGGATTTGGCGAATGAATTTTCAGATATTAACATCGAAAATTTAGTTCCGAAAAATCTGCGAAAAGTGAGCGTTTCGGAATTTTCTGAAAATTTGCCCGAATTGGATGGTATTTTTGAAAACCTCAAAAATAATCAGGAAGACGGCCACGTCCTCCGCTACATCGGCGAACTGCATGGCGATTTACAGCAGGAAAAAGGCAAATTGGATGTTCAGCTTGTTTCAGTTCCGGCAAATTCCGCGCTTGGTCAGCTGAAAGGTTCAGATTCAATTTTTGAAATTTACACCGAAAATTATGGTGAAAATCCGCTCGTAATTATGGGTGCAGGCGCGGGCGCAAAAGTTACGGCACGCGGCGTTTTTGGCGATATCTTACGCCTCAGTGAAAACAAATAA